The Pocillopora verrucosa isolate sample1 chromosome 14, ASM3666991v2, whole genome shotgun sequence genome has a segment encoding these proteins:
- the LOC131795592 gene encoding thyrotroph embryonic factor-like yields the protein MMSSRSSPAAPNQSDDSESSDSGVDTLSTSTRGSFPSDYMDLDEFLSVQTQNCQENTQASCEDPQNLSLVASTSTRVAATTVSGLVEQVSPAVTEFSKVAASVNNVLSSVVLSKMSSLPLQVDPAVFQTLRANTSQPEGTNAIVQWCQSVGGTRQDHQEASGPQPGKTPVRRRRNSKYVYNPLPITKKAERKFYSQSQKDERYWERRIKNNVAAKRSRDLRRQKEIEVTEKYKNLEKENANLKEEVRRLRMKADELEKKLASFQGSH from the exons ATGATGTCTAGTCGTTCAAGTCCAGCAGCCCCAAACCAAA gCGATGATAGTGAATCGAGTGACTCGGGTGTCGATACGCTTTCGACATCCACGAGAGGCAGTTTTCCTTCAGATTATATGGACCTGGATGAATTCCTTTCTGTGCAAACTCAGAACTGTCAGGAAAATACCCAAGCGTCATGTGAGGATCCACAAAATTTGTCTCTGGTAGCTAGTACTAGTACCAGAGTTGCTGCTACCACCGTTAGTGGTCTTGTGGAACAAGTTTCTCCAGCGGTCACAGAGTTTTCGAAAGTGGCTGCCAGTGTGAACAACGTTTTGTCTTCCGTGGTCTTATCGAAAATGTCATCACTTCCTTTGCAAGTGGACCCAGCCGTTTTTCAGACCCTCCGAGCAAACACTTCTCAACCAGAGGGAACAAACGCGATTGTACAATGGTGCCAGTCTGTTGGAGGGACAAGGCAAGATCATCAAGAGGCAAGTGGCCCCCAGCCTGGAAAAACTCCGGTTCGGCGACGTCGAAATTCTAAATACGTCTACAATCCTTTGCCGATCACGAAAAAGGCGGAACGGAAGTTTTACAGCCAGTCTCAAAAAGACGAAAGATATTGGGAACGTAGAATAAAAAACAATGTTGCAGCGAAAAGGTCAAGAGACTTACGTAGacagaaagaaattgaagtcaCTGAAAAGTATAAGAATCTCGAGAAAGAGAACGCCAATCTGAAAGAGGAAGTGCGGAGATTGCGAATGAAGGCCGATGAACTCGAAAAGAAACTTGCTTCTTTTCAAGGTTCTCACTAA